The uncultured Desulfuromonas sp. genome contains the following window.
CAGGTAGTGAAAAAGATAAAAGTATTAGATGGGATGGCGAATAAGAAGTAGCCGCCATCATTTATTATTAGTTCTCTTTCTTCAGCGTGCCAATGTAGAAAATAGGTTGCTTGAAAATGGAAGCAGCCTGTTTTTCTGGCGAGCAAATCTGAAGTAATATTTTTAGCACTGCTCTTTTTTTAAATTGTTCGGTTGTGGAGGGGGATAATGGCTAATGGTCGAGACTTATCTTTAGACTTTATGCGAGTCATGGGGGTATTGATCATTATGCTTGCTCACTCAGACCCCCCTAAATGGCTATTTCAATTGCGCAACTTTGGCACTCCTTTGTTGATTGTTGCTTCAGCTTTGACGTATTCAACTATATATAAAGAAAGAAAAATAAATATAATACCCTTTCTTATAAGGAGGGTTACAAAGATTACAATTCCGTCTTGGGTTTTTCTAACTATATTTTTTTTGATATTTTTAGTTTCGTATTCTTCCCTTGATGAAGAGTATCCATTTACAAATTATCAAATAGTTACATCTTACCTTTTTTGGTCAGGAATTGGTTATGTTTGGATATTAAAAATTTATTTGACTATTGCTTTTATCATACCAATTTTTGATAGAATAGATAAATCAACTATTTCAAATAGAATGTATTTTTCATCAATAATAATTCTATATATATTTTATGAATTTGTATATTTTTCCTGCGCAGAATTTTTATATTCTGTTCCTTTTCTTAAAGGATCATTATTTACCATCTTTCCATATGTTTTAGTGTTTGCTTATGGTTATAGGTTGAATAATTTTGATAATTGGTTGGTATTTAAAATTACATTGTATGCAGCATTTGCTTTTTGTTCTATTGCTATTTTAGCTTATATTTTCGAGGGAAAATTCTTTCAAACTCAGTATTTTAAGTATCCTCCGAGAGTGTATTATTTGTCATATGCTTTGATGTGTACAAATATTATGTTTTTACTTTCTAGAAGTAGAATTATGGTTATTTTCCCAAAAAATATTTTGATCTGGTTCTCATCAAATTCATTATGGATATACTTATGGCATATACTTGGCATCTATATTTTGAGAATTTTTAATTATGGAGGAGGGCGTGATTTTTTCACCTCGTTGTATGTTGCTATTTTTATTTTGAGCTTTGGAACAATATTGACCTTTATACAAGGTAAAGTTGTTTATTTTGTCTCGGGAAGTCGCGATACGGCTCTTTGTCGTCTAATGTCATACGTGTTTACGAATTAAGCTTGTACGTCAGCATATTTGAAATTGTATCTTCGCAAAATTGAGGTTTTTAGCCTATATGAGTGCACGCGTTTATCTGCGTAATTTGGCATTTAACTGGGGAGGGCATGCTGCCACGCTTGTGGTGATGTTTTTTCTGTCGCCATATATAGTTGGCAAGCTTGATGTCGTCTCCTATGGTATCTGGAGCCTATTGAATGTACTGACCGGTTACATGGGAATCTTTGACCTCGGGGTACGAGCTAGCATCGGTCGCCATGTGGCGCTTTATCTGGGCAAGGAAGATTCGGTTGGTGTTGATGAAACCATCCGAGCCGGTTTTGGTTTTTTCAGCTTGGCTGGACTGTTGATCCTGCTGGCTGGAGTCGGGTTGGGCTGGTTGTTTCCGTCAATCTTTGAAGGCGTTAGCCCTGAATATTACGATACAGTTCGTATTCTCTTGCCGTTGATGGCTGTTAATGTTTGGCTGTCGGCTGTTGCAGCAATCTATTCGAGCGTATTGGCCGGACATGATCGCTTTGATGTTGCTCGCGGGGTGGACGTGGTTGTCTTGGTCGTCCGCACGTTGGGCACCATTTATGTCTTGGAAAACGGTTGGGGCCTTTGGGGGCTGGTTGTTGCTGTTCTTTGCGGAAATGTTTGCGCTGTATTTTGCAATCGAATTTATGCAGGACGAGTTCATAAGCTGTTACGTAGCTTCCCTTTCTTGTACTCTAAGGAACGTTTGGGAGAACTTTTTGGGTATGGTGTTCCTGCGGCCATTTCTAATTCGGCGATAAAAATTATTGGGCAGAGCAATCTTGTTGTTGTGGGGCTTATATTAGGGATTGACTCAGTGCGTGAATACAATGTCGGAGCCATGCTTATTCTCTATACCTTCACGTTTATCAAGCTCATTGGACGGACTTTTTTCCCTTCCATACAAAAAAGTATTTCGGCAGGGCGTGATGGTGAAGCCCGACATCTCTTTTTTCGTCAAATCAGAGTCTCTTTGATTGCTGGCTTGGTTGTTTACCTAGGCTATTTTTTTTACTCAAAACCTTTTATACGCTTATGGATGTTGCAAGATAATTTTGACCTGACTTCAGTTCATTCCTCTGCCCAGGTTATGAGTGTCTTGGCGTTAGCAAATTTGCCCATATTATTTACAAGCCCGTGTAAAGGCTATCTTGCTGCTCAAGGGTTTGTAAAATTCAATGCGGCAATTTCCATACTCGAAGCATTAGTTTCGGTGCTCTTATCCGTTGTCTTCGCACTTGTTTTTCATTATGGCCTTGCCGGGGTTGCCGCTGGCACACTTGTTGGCCGACTCTTGATCTCATCAATTCTTATGCCCTACCATCTTTCTAAAAATTCAAAGATAAGAATAGGTAAATTTGTGAAAGAAGCAGTTGTTCCTGGCGTACTGTCCGGGGGGCTGTTTTCTTTTTTAAGTTTTAGTTTGATAAACTTGTGGAGCCCAATGTCATGGGCTGTATTTTTTTTGCAGATTACAATACTCCTTGTTTTATGGATTCCGATTTTTTATTTTTTCCTGTTGCCTGAAGAATATAAGAGACGGAAAATCTGTGCATCTTGTTAAGTAGGTTACTTATGGGACCCTATAAAAATAAAGCTGTTGTTTTGGGAATAAGCGCAAACGGACTCGGTATTGTGCGTTCGTTGGGTAGGCGTGGTGTTCCTGTTGTTGTTTCAGATTCGGACACTTCGACGAATTTATACAGTCGATATATTTCTGAGCGATGGTTTTTTTATGGAAACGACAAAGAACTTATTGAGGAATTGTTGGTTCGAGGGGCGTCCTTTTCAGAAAAACCCGTTTTATTTCCTGTCCGAGATTCAACAGTCCTAGCTTTGGCGGAAAGAATCGATGAGATCAGAAAATATTACCTAATCGTTATGCCACCGTTCGAAACCGTTAGAAGGGCTTTGTGTAAAACTACTTTTGCGCAAATGGCGGAGAAATTAGGATTGACCGTGCCCAGGTCATTTTCGATTAGCCAAGGAATAACGATTTCTGACGTTCCTGACGACCTTAAGTTTCCTGTTATTGTGAAGCCCGAATATAGAAATGACAATTATGGTGCCAATGTTTCAGGGAAAGCCTTTAAAGCAGAAAACATTCAGGAGTTGAGTGCTTTCTATGAAAAGTTTTCCGCATATCAGCAAGAGGCGATTGTTCAGGAATATATCCCTGGCGGTGATTCGGATTTGTACTTCTGCTTTCAGTATTACGCTGCAGGTGCAGGTCAGTCGCCGGTTTACTCTCTTTCTGGCCGTAAAATACGACAGTTCCCATCGTTGTGCGGTAGCACTTCTTCATGTGAGGTTAGCCGCGATCCTCAAATCGAAACACTGGCGACCTCATTTTTTACCCGAATAGGTTATGTTGGTCCATGTTCGATGGAGTTCAAACGTGATCCCAGAGATGGTGTCTATTATTTCATCGAACCCACAATAGGGCGGCACGATTGGAATAATGCTTTTGGCGAAGGTAATGGGATTCCTATGCCTTATATAAATTATCTGGACGCCTTGGGGAAGGCCATTCCTCGGTACCGGCAAAAAAAAATCCCCAGGCGCTGGATTCGCTGGTCTGCTGATTTTGAAACCGCCAAAGAAAAAATGAAGCAAGATGATCTCTCTTTATTGTCTTGGCTGAAATCAATACGGCCTCCTGTTACGGGAGCAATTTTTGCGCTGGATGACATAAAACCTTTTTTTCGTATGTATATGAAACGTGTCGAAAATAAATTATCTAAAATAATTTCCAGATTGAATAAGTATTTTAGAAAAAAACTTAGAAAGTTTTATTTAAGGGAAGAGTACATCGTTTTTAAGAAAAAAATAGATAAGAACAAATTGCCGTCTCTTTCTGAGCGTTTTTTATTTAGAGAAGCTAAGCTAGAAGATGTCCATTTGTTGGTAAAAAAATTTAGAAAACATTATTCAGAAGAAGATAGAAATAATATTTTTGATAAAATAAAACGTGGTGATCATCTTTTGTTAGGGACTTTAAGACATTCACCGGATGATATTTGTATGCAGATCTGGTTGTCCGAGAAAGATCCATTTTTTTTAGAAGAAAAAAAAATAAATAATCTTTCAAAAGCATTATGCAGCAACAAGTCAATTGTCCGTGAGGAATTCAGGAATATTGGTTTTGGACGAGAAGGGAAATTATATTTAGAGCACTTTGCTGCTGAGATGAATATTGATGAACTTGTATCTTATGTCAGAATCGATAATTGTCCTCAAATCAAAATTTCACACTTAGTTGGCAATGTCGAGAAAGGCCGACTCTACAGGAAAATACTTTGTGGCAAGGAAAGTTTTAAGTTCTCTTTTTAAGATAAATGTATTTCCTTTTGGTGCTTTATGAAATCCTTAAGCTGTTTTGATTTTTTCGATTTATATATTTATCTTGATAGCTCTCTGTTAAATGGCACTGTCCATGATTTATTTGATTATGGAAAGCCTTCGACAGAGAAAAAATATATTAATATCAACAACTCTTTAGGGAATGTTGTCTGGGAAAATTTGCCCAGCAGGTCGAGTAAGTTACTCAGAAGTAAAGTCTATCAGGTTCTTCTCAAGACAGCTTTAAGTGGCCACACCCCCTTAATTCAAAAATGGTACTGGCCCAATGGTGCAAGAAGCTTTTTTAGCCTCAGGGCGGATATGGATGCCGGTGAAGAAAAAAGCCTGCTGCAGTTTGTTGAGGCTGTTTCTTCCTGGCCAGAAAGTTTGTCTTTTTTTGTTTGCGGAAAAGCATATGTCGGCAAAGAGAAGGTTCTGAAGTGCGTAGCTGATCTTGGTGCTGAGATCGGTAATCACACATATACACATTATGTTTTTTCTGACAGGGGCAGAAACAGAATAAATCTTGAATTGACAGAGCAGTTACTCGCGTCTGTCGCTGTTGACCCCAAAGGGTATGTGGGCCCTGCCAGCTTCTTTCACACCAGCATGTATGATGTTTTGGAGGAAAAGGGCTATGATTATACAAGCTCTTTTGGGCTATCGCATGATGA
Protein-coding sequences here:
- a CDS encoding acyltransferase, with translation MANGRDLSLDFMRVMGVLIIMLAHSDPPKWLFQLRNFGTPLLIVASALTYSTIYKERKINIIPFLIRRVTKITIPSWVFLTIFFLIFLVSYSSLDEEYPFTNYQIVTSYLFWSGIGYVWILKIYLTIAFIIPIFDRIDKSTISNRMYFSSIIILYIFYEFVYFSCAEFLYSVPFLKGSLFTIFPYVLVFAYGYRLNNFDNWLVFKITLYAAFAFCSIAILAYIFEGKFFQTQYFKYPPRVYYLSYALMCTNIMFLLSRSRIMVIFPKNILIWFSSNSLWIYLWHILGIYILRIFNYGGGRDFFTSLYVAIFILSFGTILTFIQGKVVYFVSGSRDTALCRLMSYVFTN
- a CDS encoding lipid II flippase MurJ, which encodes MSARVYLRNLAFNWGGHAATLVVMFFLSPYIVGKLDVVSYGIWSLLNVLTGYMGIFDLGVRASIGRHVALYLGKEDSVGVDETIRAGFGFFSLAGLLILLAGVGLGWLFPSIFEGVSPEYYDTVRILLPLMAVNVWLSAVAAIYSSVLAGHDRFDVARGVDVVVLVVRTLGTIYVLENGWGLWGLVVAVLCGNVCAVFCNRIYAGRVHKLLRSFPFLYSKERLGELFGYGVPAAISNSAIKIIGQSNLVVVGLILGIDSVREYNVGAMLILYTFTFIKLIGRTFFPSIQKSISAGRDGEARHLFFRQIRVSLIAGLVVYLGYFFYSKPFIRLWMLQDNFDLTSVHSSAQVMSVLALANLPILFTSPCKGYLAAQGFVKFNAAISILEALVSVLLSVVFALVFHYGLAGVAAGTLVGRLLISSILMPYHLSKNSKIRIGKFVKEAVVPGVLSGGLFSFLSFSLINLWSPMSWAVFFLQITILLVLWIPIFYFFLLPEEYKRRKICASC
- a CDS encoding polysaccharide deacetylase family protein, whose protein sequence is MKSLSCFDFFDLYIYLDSSLLNGTVHDLFDYGKPSTEKKYININNSLGNVVWENLPSRSSKLLRSKVYQVLLKTALSGHTPLIQKWYWPNGARSFFSLRADMDAGEEKSLLQFVEAVSSWPESLSFFVCGKAYVGKEKVLKCVADLGAEIGNHTYTHYVFSDRGRNRINLELTEQLLASVAVDPKGYVGPASFFHTSMYDVLEEKGYDYTSSFGLSHDDYPFFPMKQNSDRYGMVEIPFYCLGDRFPKFDLELDGKNVWSFFEQLLEKKYHDCEPMFIYGHPDMVGRMGDHPDLVKFICEKALSYDDIYTGNMADISSWWRRRHETTADIFYDRENNRVVAQNYHGSEDVYWSVQIDESSKYLVSGNDLQNGVRLNDLGMYKKIDLKKSPYAEIGEVIDRPRERISLRTKIANFRREYRRRQRMIRELDMAKKG